The following are from one region of the Mesorhizobium sp. B2-8-5 genome:
- the leuD gene encoding 3-isopropylmalate dehydratase small subunit, with the protein MDKFTKLTGVAAPMPIVNVDTDMIIPKDYLKTIKRTGLGTGLFAEMRYNEDGSENPDFVLNKPAYRKAQILVAGDNFGCGSSREHAPWALLDFGIRCVISTSFADIFYNNCFKNGILPITVSPEDLDKLMDDASRGSNATLSIDLEAKEIRGPDGGVVTFDLDDFKRHCLLNGLDDIGLTMEKVGAIASFEKKNAEQRPWA; encoded by the coding sequence ATGGATAAATTCACCAAGCTCACCGGCGTTGCCGCGCCCATGCCGATCGTCAATGTCGACACCGACATGATCATCCCGAAGGATTATCTGAAGACGATCAAGCGCACCGGGCTCGGCACCGGCCTGTTCGCCGAGATGCGCTACAATGAGGACGGTTCGGAGAACCCGGATTTCGTGCTCAACAAGCCGGCCTACCGCAAGGCGCAGATCCTGGTCGCCGGCGACAATTTCGGCTGCGGCTCGAGCCGCGAGCATGCGCCCTGGGCGCTGCTGGATTTCGGCATCCGCTGCGTGATTTCGACCTCGTTCGCCGACATCTTCTACAACAATTGCTTCAAGAACGGCATCCTGCCGATCACCGTCAGCCCGGAAGACCTCGACAAGCTGATGGACGACGCCTCGCGCGGCTCCAACGCAACGCTGTCGATCGATCTGGAAGCCAAGGAGATCCGCGGACCGGACGGCGGCGTGGTGACCTTCGACCTCGACGACTTCAAGCGCCATTGCCTCTTGAACGGCCTCGACGACATCGGGCTGACCATGGAGAAGGTCGGCGCCATCGCGTCCTTCGAGAAGAAGAATGCCGAGCAGCGCCCCTGGGCCTGA
- a CDS encoding GNAT family N-acetyltransferase produces the protein MVEPSKVLYASEPALDVAEFRRVLVESGLGATRPVDDEARLKTMLGNANLVLTARLDIEGKPLIGVARGITDFSWVCYISELAVSASAQGLGVGKGLMDEAQRQLGPSVAISLISMPDAVGFYERIGMTRMSDAFWFSRKR, from the coding sequence ATGGTTGAGCCTTCCAAAGTCCTTTACGCCAGCGAGCCTGCCCTCGACGTCGCCGAATTCCGCCGTGTGCTGGTCGAATCCGGCCTCGGTGCAACACGGCCCGTCGACGACGAAGCGCGCCTGAAGACAATGCTCGGCAATGCCAATCTGGTGCTGACAGCGCGGCTCGACATCGAGGGCAAGCCGCTGATCGGCGTCGCGCGCGGCATCACCGATTTTTCCTGGGTCTGCTACATCTCCGAACTCGCAGTATCCGCCTCGGCACAGGGTCTCGGCGTCGGCAAGGGCCTGATGGACGAGGCGCAGCGGCAGCTCGGGCCTTCGGTCGCCATAAGCCTGATCTCGATGCCCGACGCCGTTGGCTTCTACGAGCGCATCGGCATGACGCGCATGAGCGACGCCTTCTGGTTCTCCCGCAAGCGCTGA